CTTTCAACCTCTGTATCTGACCTAACATCCTCCTATTTAGGTAAAACTCTGAGAATATTTCACTAAGCTTAACAGACCTGGAGCCTCCACCAACCCTAAAGCTAAAAATGCTGTAACATCTCAAATCTATAGAAAAGATTTCTCCTCTTTGCTATAGTCTACCTACCTAATACCCCCACCAAGTGTTTTGTAATGGTACTTTTGTTCTGTGGCTATAAAAGTTCACCTTTTCCATGGCCAAACACATCATTGAGGGTAAGTTGAATCCATGTTCCTGGGCAATGGTCACTCGAGTATATCTGTCTcagaatgaattatttatttcctctGGAATTATTTGATATTGACAATGCCATCACCTAAGAGAATTTTGAGAAGAGGTGACAGAGCCACAGGCTACAAGGGCCATAATAGCTAGGAAAGGGTGGTGTAGAGGCAAGCTGTGGCTGACAAGAATCATAAGCCACTTCCCTACTCTCTTATCTTCACACGGTGGCTTGTGGACTTCCTAAAGTGTAGTACATGGGGCTGAAAAATTCATTTGGATATTGATGAGAGGGGAAGGATCAAGGATTTGGTTATATATAAGGGCACACAGAGCTCAGACCACATTACACATTTACCTCTCGAATCTTTATTTTAGATAAATTTGGGCTCATAACAAAAAGCCTATAACTTAATACACACCAGCATTTGCCATTTATTTCGATGGACTCACAAATTTAACTACACATGGGAAAATCCAAGCAAGGGAGTGTAATGAAATCCCAATGAGAGTTGATCTTTGACTCACAAAAAATCTAGTTGATTTAACGTAAAAGATATGAAGTCCAAGTGGATTAGAGGATACATGAGCCCCCAAAATGGCAGGACGGGCTTGCCACATTTTCCATATTCAGCTTCCTATCCTTTTATCTCCATCCTGCAACAATTACCCATCAGACCTCAAGAAAATAAGATGCATCACCATCTCATGCTCAGTagtattttcaatataaatagcTTAGTTCTGCCTGCTGTGCATCTGGGGAGTTGATGGAAACACAATAATGCCAAGGCCATTTAGGGTAGAACTAAAGAAAGATTAAGGAGGGTGAAAAGCAGAGCTCTCTGAGAAGGGCAAAACCCCAAAGCATCAATTCCAAGTGAGCCAGAAAAACTTCTACTTGAGCCAGCTCAAAATCTATGTTAATTTTCCATTGCtctgacaaaatacttgagatgataattaacttaaaaggaggaaaggtttattttagcctacagtttcagttcatggtctcTTGGCTCCAATGCTTTTCAGTCTGTGGCAAGACAGAATATCACAGCAGAAAAGcactgttcacctcatggtggccaggatgtGACACAGAGGGAGGGGTAGGGACCAAGGGTCcccatatccccttcaagggcatgctcccaatgacctaacttccttccataaGATCCTAccttctaaaggttccaccacctcccaatagttccacaggctggtgaccaagacTTTAGCATACAGGTGTTTcagggacatttaagatccaaaccctAACAAAACCACAGGCCCCTGAGTCCCTTTCCCTTTTCACACAGTAGTACAGATTACAATGATGCACTAGACTCATCCCCTATGATCAGCAGTTACTTCCTGTGAGAGGAATCCACTTCTCCATCCCTGACACTGGGTTTAAGATTGAATTTGTTTTGGCCAGTGGATGTATATGCCACTGTATTTCACCAGctgcttttttccttccctctatGAGAATGGTGAGTTCCAGGCAGGAGCTGCCTTTCAGCCTGTGTCCTGGAATGAGAAGACACAGGGAGCAGGACCTCAGTCAACTATGCACAACCAGTGAAAGGCAATGTGgatttaaagaaaacatgacGGTCCTCACCCGAGAACCTAGGTGTTCCTGTAGCATAgtcttgtgagtgtgtgtgtgtgtgtgtgtgtgtgtgtgtgtgtgtctgtgtggtgggagtgctggggattgaacctagggccttgtgaatgcgaggcaagcactctaccaactgagctatatccccagcccacctgcAGCATAATCTAACAAAAGCTAACTAATGTGCTGGGGGTCACAGACTTAGTGCTCACAGCAAGTGAAGCAGAGTATGTGGTAAGACCATGGGATGACCAGGTTGTGGTAGCTGGGATGGAAGCCCAGTGTAAGGGTAGATTCCAGTATTAAACTTAGTTAtacaagttaaaatttaaaaggctgctgATTTGGTTAGCCACCACAGGGCTAATATTTACTACCTGAAAGGTTAAGAAACATacaggtaaaaatgaaaaatacagggctggggatgtagctcaagtggtagtgtgcttgcctagcaagcgtgcggctggggttcgatccttagcaccacatacaaaaaaacaaaaacaaaaccaaaaaacaaagatgttgtgtctgccgaaaactaaactaagtaaataaatatttttaaaaattctctcttaaaaaaaatgaaaaatacaatgacccaactgtttttcataattgttttagagATCACCTAGGAATCTTTAGTTCAGAAGGAACAATGCTTTAAACTCTGGGTCCTCCCTACCCAGGTCTTTTCTTAGaatgaaaggaaattattttttattttaaaagttctctctAAAAATCCCGAGTTAGATTCTCAAGCTTCAATATAATCTGCAACACTGATCAAATGTAATCATCAGTCTTTAAAGTGCCTTCTATACAGATGGGGATTAGCAAGGGCATAAACTGATTCCATGGAGCATttcatttaattgattttatcatACCTGTATTAGGTCTGAtcccaggaaaaaagaaatagccTTGTTATAGAGAACCACAGATTACGGCAGCTTTAATTTAGGTTAGATTTTTCATATAGGTGAACTGTAAATATCTGAGTATTATAAGAGCTGACTACATACTTTCAAGCTTTTATTTCCTGTCAAAGGATCTGATATTTTGCTCTCTTATAATTAAGAAGAAAGGATTACTTATCTCAAATCAATTCTAACAGAAAATTGTATAATCCCAGGAATATGGGGCAATACTCCTTTTTAACCTACTAGTAGCATTTCCAACAAAGGATACATCAGTGCTTCTATGAAAGCACATGGGACATAAATCAGACTTGACTTCGGACTACGTATAAGGCCCTTTTTGATTAcaaacaataacagcaacaacttgtttcttttttcctctttattcacAAGTTGATTgttaatgagaaaacacacagGGTAAGATTAACATTGCAACTTGGATCTTCAGTCTTGTTTTTCTAACCCAAATTCTGATAAAGGACACTCTTCTCATAACATTCTGTCCTCTCCCTTCTTTTGTGCCTTCAGAGTCCTTTCTAAAAGGAAATACACTGCCTGGCATTCTATATGATTCCTAAGTTCCAGGGGAAAAATGAAACAGATAAAGTGATATCTAAGAACACTGAGAACTATAGCTTCAAAAACAAGACAATAACTCAGATTTTCTTGCTTTAATTATTCTTTACAGTGCCACAGTAAAATGAAGTCCAACAGAGTACTGATACTCAATAAATGACCTATGACTTTCACTGATCAATGAAGTAACTGGAACAAAgctcaaatataaaaattgattcaCTATTCGATTATACAGTATTGAAACCACCATAATAACATTTAAACACCCAGAAAGTTTGAAGTAACATTAAATAATAACTGGTAACTCCAAAATACCGCAACATCTTTAAGTGCCTTCTGAATGACCAAAAACAGATATAATTAATTTTGTTCAGTATAATGtcagtgaagtttttttttttacacagaactatatagtttttaaaaattggtaaccCATGTAAGATACACATTAAACCTTTAAGTGACTAAACTGTTCAATAAATAGAACTCCACACTGCTTTGCTGTTACGGACTAATGAGCTTATAATTAAGGAAACCCTTTTAAGAAATTCTAGTCTATAGAATGACATGTTCAATGTTTGGCCCTATTAACTTTCAGGCAAAAACCTGATTCCTTTATAAGACGTTTAATTCCTCTGAATACCACTTTTAAGGGGCTTGActtgaattttgtcaaaataaatcaCTAGTAATGTGTGGCCCTCCAATCAATGGGTTCTCCATGATCTCAGTTCAGTGTGAGCCAGCACACTGACTTTTCCATGAGTTCTCCACAGCACCAACTTTAAGACTTTTCCACAAAGCATCCTGCCCTTCTCTAGATTTTTGGTAGAGTGTAAAGTTAATAATGGCATGTGGTGTTCCTTAGCATAACCTGCCAAAATGTGATGATTTCCTTGGAAGAAAAGCCATGGGCTGCGATCACACGTCTGAGTTGACAGACATCCAAATGGAttctatataaaaagaaaaggtttgtgTCTTCTGGAATATGAATGTCCACTTTTAACAAATTCAAACAGATCCCGACATAAACATCTTCGAACTTGATGGGTTTCACATGACCCATCATTTCATAGATCCTTGGCACCAAATCTCTGGACATTATATAACCCAGCCCACTGCAGTAGGGAGGGAACACCTTGAAAGGATACTCCTGATATGAAATATGGTTTTTCTGGTAAAATCCTCTGTAGGAGTAATTATCAATGAGAGGATAACCTGTGAAAAACTTCTCTGAGtggtttaaatttaaaagatacttCACTAAATTACCAGTATTGATGAAAACGTCAgtgtctgtcttcatgatgtacTTGGCATTGGGGCAAAACTCAGTTACCCACCTGAAAGCCATAATGGTTTTCAAGGTCAGGTTGTTATATGTGTCTAAAAAATCTTGTCGTATTATGTCACCATAAAGAAGGTGCTCATCTTCTAAGGACAACGCTAACATTTTGTCTTCCATTTCAGCTTGCTGGCCTAGTAAGAAAAATGTAAGAACCTCATATCCCCACCAAGACTTCTTTTCACCCCAAGTAACCCTAATGGCCTGCCTGGCTTTCACATCTGAGGGGTGCGAGGTCACTAGGATGACCAGAAATGGGTTTTGATGAGAGCAGTTTGAATGCTCTCGAAGTGTAAAGCGAAAGTCTTGTCTATAAATTGGCTCATACTCATAGAAGTACATCCAGTTCACACGCTCTATCACATTATAGTGGGGAAGGCTGAGGTACCACATCACGAGGAAACTCAGGAGAGACAGCAGCAGAAGGCTCCATTTGAGGGATCTCAGTGACATCCTACTGGGAAGGGCAGTTAAGAGAGTCAGGGCCATCCACAGCAGCTGGGAAGGACGTAAGGCACAGGTTCTAgaagatttataaaaaaaattgggTTAGCACTCTACCATTCAAAACACATTTTCAATTGGTATTTGAGAACAAAGGATGTACAGCAAAACCCCAAATCCTGATTTGAATGAATCTACTTAACTTCATCTAACTATAAGCAAATGATACCAACAATCAAAAGTGTACTTTAGCTTTTACATCAGGACCAAGGTTAAGACatatcttttaattatttgaaatgaataCTTCTTATCCTATACAAATAACTGTCTTttatgaaatatgattttttttccttagatgcCTGGAAGGACAGAAAGAGATGAGTAATGGTAAGTTTAAAAATCAatctacaataaaaacaaatgaaattgcgtttcttctttttttgctgCCATGGGAAAGAAAATGCAGTAAAGGATTTAATGCAAGGATGTGTTACTAGCAACATGTCCAAATAAACCAAGGGTCTTTCTCAGCTGTATGATCTGATTCTACCAAAT
This window of the Ictidomys tridecemlineatus isolate mIctTri1 chromosome 3, mIctTri1.hap1, whole genome shotgun sequence genome carries:
- the B3galnt1 gene encoding UDP-GalNAc:beta-1,3-N-acetylgalactosaminyltransferase 1, whose protein sequence is MALTLLTALPSRMSLRSLKWSLLLLSLLSFLVMWYLSLPHYNVIERVNWMYFYEYEPIYRQDFRFTLREHSNCSHQNPFLVILVTSHPSDVKARQAIRVTWGEKKSWWGYEVLTFFLLGQQAEMEDKMLALSLEDEHLLYGDIIRQDFLDTYNNLTLKTIMAFRWVTEFCPNAKYIMKTDTDVFINTGNLVKYLLNLNHSEKFFTGYPLIDNYSYRGFYQKNHISYQEYPFKVFPPYCSGLGYIMSRDLVPRIYEMMGHVKPIKFEDVYVGICLNLLKVDIHIPEDTNLFFLYRIHLDVCQLRRVIAAHGFSSKEIITFWQVMLRNTTCHY